gttggaaGGTCATcccatatgggttctggagagACCCATAGGCAGGGCCCAGCCCTAGACCTGAGTGCTCCACAGACAGGAAGCTGGGGTAGCCTTCAGTGTGGGCCACTGTCTTGGCAGCCCGCCGGGGAGTCCCCTCAGGCCGGGCCCTTGGGGCCTCCTCACCCCCTGTGCCCCCACCACCAGGCTGCAGGCTCAAAGTCCGCCGGGGCAGCACCATGTAGTCCCCCTCAGAGCCTGGCTCGCTTGGTCGTAGCCATGTAAGGTCCAACTGCCGCAGACCACCCTCCCCGCACATGTACACAGGGTTGGTctcttggggtggtggtggctcccCTAGACCTGGTGAAGCTGCCATGGGCACTAGGATGTTCCCAGGCAGTGGTGAGAAGCTGAGGCCACCCTCAGGACCCACAAGACAGGACTTGGGCTCCTCATCCTCATCCAGGGACAGGCGGGACAGAGTGCCAGTGATGGTGGACGGGTTGCAAGTGTTGACCTCCTTGAACAAAACTGGAGATAGAAGTGGGAGAGATAGATAAGCCCTAAGGAAGAGACCCTGGGATGCTGTTGCCCAGGTTTGGGTGGGTACTAAGCTTCTGAGCTTGGGCAATGAAGGAAACTGAGTTCTGGGGAGGTGGTTGGTACCCTTCTGTATACAAGAGGGACCAGGAAGACAAGTGGCTCATGGGCCCAAGGGATGGAGGTTGGCGAGCCAAGGCTGAGTTCCCATGAGTGCCCTGGTACATGGTCTAACTTCTACTCCACAGCCCCAAGGCTGTCAACAGGCCTTGCTCTACCCTGTACCCCAGGAAGCATATACCTTAGAGAAAGGTCTGGAAAGAGCTGCCACGGAAAGCCAttgaagagatggaagaatgTAGCAGCCAACATATGCCAAGGCCCCTACTGTAACCGTGATGTCCCCTCATTCATGTAGGCCCTAGGCCTTCTACCTGCCCCAGACAATGctatgttctcctttataagtgTGTGTACAGCCGAGACTTAGAGAGGGGAGATTTTTGCCCAGAGGCAAGTGGTAATTGGCCATCCCAGATGTAAATCTAACCTGCCCCTGGCTAATATCAAAGCAGGACATTGGCAGCCTGGTCCCCATCAGGGCTGCTATGACACAGTATGGGGCTCCTGTCATAGCCATGCCTAAGGCTTTGTGGCTCAACCCGACAGACTCACCTGTCTGACAAGCCAGGTCCACATCCTTTTCAAAGTCTGACTATAAgtcgagagggagagagagagcaggttgGCAGAGGGAAGAGAGCCGTGTCAGGATAGGGGAGGCTCAGGCACCTCCCCCCACCCAGCTCTTCAGTCCTCTATGAGGGTCCCCCAACAGAGCCTCAAACTGTAAGGAAGAAGCTGAATGAGGGAAACCTTTGCCCAGTGCCACCCTGTAGCCAACAGTGGAGTCTGAATTAAAACCAGGCTCCGTCTCCTTCCTGTCTCAGATGGGATGGGAAAGGGAAGGACCTTGTGTCAGGAGGGGtctacccaggcctcctcactcacCAGGATCTGCAGCTGCCCATTCTTGCACGAATCAGGGGAGTCTTCACTCTCATCGGCCCGACACACACCCATCTGGCACTTTACCACGTCCTGGACCTGGGAACGGGAAGGACCTGCTGGGTCTGTGACCTCCATAATACCTCCACCATAGTGGGCTGGGTGTCCCACCCTGGGTAACCAGAGTAGGAGTAGGAAGAGACAAGCATTGAGCCTGAAGGTGGTGCCAACTGGACTGGGATATTGGACAGGGGCTAAAGAAGGCCCAGGCCTTCAAGGCTGTCCAAAACAGACGTGCCCACACCAGGGGCCTGAAGCCCCCTGGTCACCCTGTACCACACAGTGGGGAGAAGCCAGAGTCCAGCACGGGGTGGGCAAGCAAGAAGAGCCGAGGCACCTCCCGGCGCAGGAAGCAGTGCACAGCAGTGATGACAAAGCCTTGTGCAGAGTTGAAAACGGCGAACAGCGCCTGGAAGAGGACCGAGCGGCGGTCTGTCATGGCCAGGACAGCAGACATCCAGGTAAGCGCCAGCAGAGGCAGTACCACGCAGGAGCTCCAGAGTGAGGCCCTGAGAGGGACAGCAGCAGAAAGTCTGTCAGAGTGACACTCTGCAGGACAGGGTGGCAGGAGCCTGGGCTCCTCAGCTTGGGGAATGGCAAAGCCCCAAACTCCAGGATCTTAGGAGTGTTTCCAAGCAGAGAGGAGGCAAGGAACTGGAGGAGAAACAGGACAAAGACAGAACTATAGGGCCAGAGCAGGGGCCATGAGAGGTAGGAGGGAAGGACACATAGACACAGTGGGACCCAGCAGAACAGAGGCAATACTAGGAAGCAGGGgtgaagaaagaagagacaggaggGAAGCGGGGCAGACAGAGGCAAACACGGGGAGCTTCAGGCCCAGCTTGCACAGAAGCATCTTGGAAGCTTTGGAAAAAGACCACTGGCCAGAACTACAATCCCAAAGACCCTAAGACAGTAggctggagagagaaggagaggaagaacaaagaaagatgacTGCCACAGTGAAAGGAGCGAGACAGACAGACCCCCAGACAGGAAGACTGAACAGGTAGAGCATGTGGAGGACACCACAGCACAAATCCTTGCAGAGAAGATGGGGTCCAGCCCTGCCAGGTTGAGGCCTGGAGGAACCTCTGGCTCCTGGTGGTTGCTCAGAACCCAGGGCAATAGGATCATAGCTGGGTCAGAACCAAGCCTATGTTTTCCTGGACTCCAtgcagagacaaaaggtagacaggCCATGCATGGCCAACAGACTGATCTCCATCCCCAACAATTGCTATAGCCCATGAGGAACAGGAGCTGGAAGCCCACTCTGCCCTACCCCCAGGACCCCAGTGGAGAGTCAGGCACAGCTCCAGACAGGGCAGGGTGGTAACCATTCTGCAGAGACAGccagaggctaaggcagaaagATGGGCAGGCAGGGGGCCAAGACCTATCCTGTGAAGAGAGGTTCATGGCTGTTGAGCCAGGCAAGGTGGGGGTGAAGGCACAGTGTCTCTGAAACCCTGGAGGAGGAGCCAAGAGCCAGAGAGGCTCTAATCACAGTAATAAGAGCTGCCATTGATTAACTAGCAATTCTCTGCCAGGCCCTCCACTGAACACTTTACATAGATTATTTCAAATTGTGATCAAAACAACTCCAACAAACAGGCCTGGGGACTAGTCTCCCAATTGACAGATGAGGGGACTGGAGTGTGCCCAGCTGGACAGGGAGAGGGGAGCTGGGACACAAATCCAGCTTGGTGGACAGACTCTGAGGCCTACACTTTGATCTGGTTCAGCAGACTGGGCACAGGGAGGTGGTGGTCCAGAGCAGAGGATGCTCACTGTTCCTTGAGTGTCATGGAGCCCTGCAATGATGGCACAGGTCCCCTGAGGCGTGTGACAAGGCTGTGCCCTCTCTCATTAAGGTGACTCAGGTGGACTTCCAGTCCTGGTAGGAGGTTTGGGCCTGCGGCCTTTCTACTCTTGCATATCTGGGGTCTTAAGATTCTTAGCTGCAAGGTTGGGGTGTCAATTGTCTTCCTCCATGACTCTGTCTCTGATTGtgaggttcaaggcctctggaaTGTAAGGCAGATTCTACAACACCAAAGAGTGTATTTCCGTCCTTCTCACACCCTCAAGTTTCTGGTTATTTATTCTAAGGTTCCACCACTTTAATCTGAAGGCTTTAATAGCTCAAAAATTCTAAGGGCCTAGGATTCTTAGGACCTTCAGGTTGGTGGTGAGAGGAGGAGTCTGCAGCTGTGCCTGTATGGATAATTAAGCCACAGCAAGGACAGGGACCAGAGGGAAGGGCGAGCAGGGCTCTGCAGCACCTTGTGGAGGGTGTCACTCCTATCGCCTTCAGCCACCTCAACCCTGAACTTCAGAGAGCATGTAGCAGTTAGGAGGGCGGGGGCAAGGCGAGCTCTCCAGGGCACTGGGCTGGTATCCCTCCCAATCCCCACCATGGGCACTGCCCTCCCATTCCTTAGCCCCTGCCCGCCCCCACCGCCCCCCCAGGGGGCACGACTAACATGGCATTCCTGGCCGAGGCTGAGCTGAGCAGGGGGCTGGGGACCGCTCCACACGATGAGCAGGGGAGGAGCAGGCTGGCCCAGGGGCACCGCTCCGACCTCGGGGGATGGCACAGACATGGGAGAAGGGGGAGACACATGGGAGGCCGGGAGATGGGGCAGAGTGAGCCCCgagaagggtgggaggggagggcagatgagagagagagagctgggttAGGGTGGGCGAGGGGCTAAAGCTGAGCACTCGAGTGCCCACCTTGCCTGCAACCCTTGATGCCCCAAGGTGGGGGAGCCTGGGTTGGCATGAGCAAGCCCTGAGTCTCCGAGGTGCACTCGGCTCCCCCTCCCTGCTCATTTCCCGGAAAGGCGGAGTTGCAGAGACCCTCCCCTTACCCGGCCCTCTGCTTCTTAGATTTGTCTGACACGCCATCTCGAGCCATGAGCTTGTTGAAGACGATGATCCCGATGAGCATGTTCACCTGGGGGCCCGGTGGAGCCAAGTGGGAAAGACAGGATCACCAGGTGCCCTGGGGCAAGGACACCCCCAGGGGGCAGCTGGAGGCCAGGGACAAGGCAGAAGGAAATGATGACCCCCTGGGGCCATATCCCTCCCTGGATGCTTGAAGGGGGCACGTACCAGGACAATGACTGCAGCTGGACCCACAAAGGCATAGAGCAGTCCACCCTCTAGGGAAAGCCAGCagctgggagaggagagaaaagaaacgATCAGACACCCAGCAAGCCCTTCTTCCCTTCATCTACCACCTCAGGCCCTAGGCGGCCACGCCCGCCCACATCTCCATCCAGCCAAGGAGAAACACAGCCGTGTCTTAATGAGCCTGTTTCCTCTCCCACAAAGATTTCCATCAGGCCCCCATAGAAATAAAAGTAAGCTGACCCCTGAGAGCAATGGTGCTTAGAACTGACCCAACCTAACGTGGCCTTTTACagccagggaaactgaggctcagagagaagaAAGTTTACCCAAAGATCTTCAATAACACAGGTCAAGGCCTCAGCCTGAGAAGACCTAATGTCCAGTCCAACTCCCCCAACAGACCCACaaacccctccacccccaccctcgcCACAGGAGGTACACGTACTAGCTGGATGTACCGTATCCTTTGGTGCGTGTAAAGCCAACAGACACAGCCACCACCAGGGCAGGCAGACCTGGGGAGTGCAGGGTCACAGGTGAAAAGGCTGCAGGTGCTGGGGGGGGACCCCTCCCTGTTACCCTCCGGCCCGGCTGCCCCCATCCCCAGAGAGCTGGACCAGTGTCCAGGTAGCACCTCCCTGACTTCCCCTGCCACTCCAGGCCCAGCAGCAGAGTCCAGCACCGGCCTTGCTCACCCCAGCCCAGGCAGAGGAAGCGCTTGCGAACCAGGCGGGTGCGCATCCGCCCGATGACAGCCAGATAGGATTGCCAGGCCTCTGTAAGCACCCAGCAAAAGGAGGACAGAAAGAAGAAGTGCAGGAAGGCAGCCGTCATGGTGCATACGCCCTGCGGGGAGAGGTAACAGGAGGGAGTGGCCCTGAGCAGTGGCCAGGGTGGGAGCTGCCAACTTCCCACACTGACTGCTGGGCCCAGGCGCTGCCTGGCCAGCCGCCTACCTGAGCCCCTCCCCCCAGAGCCCTGCCAGGCACCCCCGCCTTCCTGCACCCACACACAGCACGACACGGGCCTGGTGACATGCACACAGCACTAGGCATCCGGGGAGGCGGGCAGGCGGGCCACCCACGCACAGACAGGAGCACTTGCCACGTCATGGCCGAGCAAAACCCCACACCTGGCTCTCTTAGTGCTGGCACTGTACAGAGAAGGCCAAGGAGGGTAGGAGGGACAGTCAGCATGGAGCATCCGCAAGCAGATGGCAAAGGAGGACTCATAGACAAGAGGGGGGTCTAATGCCTCCCGCCCAACACACATGCACcaggcactcatgcacacacccacTGATGTATACAAACACTCATTACTGAGTACACACACACCAACGCCTTCAAGTATGCCTGCACACtacttcactctctctctctctctctttctctctctctcttctctctctctctctctctctctctctctctctctctctctctctctctctctccccaacttGGGACTGAATACATCCATATCCACCCCTCAGGCCATCCATACAAACATCTACCCTCAgggtgagagagatggctcaagtggttaagagccctggctgttcttccaaatgaccagggttcaattcccagcacccacatggcagctcacaactgtctgtaactccagttccaggggatctgacacccttgtacagacatacatggaggcaaaacaccaatgcacatgaaataaaaataatcataaaaaacCCCACCCTCACTTGCAGGCACTCTCTACCTTCACCCCTCCTTTGGTacccctccccacacaccccCAGGAGCCTGCACCTGCCTTGCTCAGCACCCGGGACTGGCCCACGAGGATCAAGATGTTGGAAGCCAGGATGGACAGGCAGAAGTTCAGCAAGATGATGGAACGTTCTGATTTTATAAACCTGACAGGGCAcagtgggcagaggcagaggcattggCTGCCTGCCTACCCTGGATCGCTGGCCACCTCCCATCCTGCTCAACATCCAACTTACCTCCAGAAGGCTGCATAGATGGCAAGCAGTGTGAGCAGGGCCATGCAGGACACTGCACAGCCGATCACCAGGGGAACCGAGGGAGCACCTGCCAGCTCCAGGGTCTGTGGGAGATGGGTTGCTGGGAGATGGGGTTGCTGGGAGAGGGCAGGGGTAGGGCACCCAGTCTCCCCGTCTGATGCAAGCAGGCATGCGCCTCACATGCAGAAGGGCACCGAAGTATTTACACTCAGTCACCCACACTCTTCCAGATACAAACCAAtgaacacacatgcccacatatgcacacatgctctcACTCACCCACCGCCATATACTCCTGTGCGGGCGTCATGACTATGAACAACACCAGGCCCCCTTCCTCATGCAATCCCACGAGTATATCTGTGCAGAGCCACATTTGGGGTCACCTAGATGCCTTGACCAGCCCAGGCACCTGTCCCCTACTCACCAGGTCCTTGGGTGGTTGAGCCAGAACAGCAAAGGTGGACAAATGCTGGCACTGGCAGCGGGTGTGGGCTGCCTGGGTCTCCAAGGTCTGGCAGCTCTCAGTGTTCCAGTCCCCTGAGCTGGCATCTCTTGGATGAGGGAGAAGTGGCATGAACCTAGGGCCCATGTCTGGAGCCCCAAACCCAGTGCTGACTACTGCCCAGACTGGTGAAGACCAGGGCAAGGCTACATTCATGAGATGACAGCAGAGAGCCCCAATATGTGCTCTTGACCCCTCAGAACAAGGATGGCACCAAGGAACCCTTTGGCCTTCTAGGTGGGAGACCATTTCTGATGATGAGAGGGTCTAGGCTTGCCCCAACTCACGCTCTCGAGTAGTCCCAGCTGGCACAGTGGGGATCGGTGGTGCCCTGGAGAGCAGAAGACGTGCAGTCTAGGGTGAGTAGGGCACTGGGACTGGCCGTCATCTAGCCTAACACAGCAGCTCCCACACAGGTCAGACCCAACATCCAGCACAGACCACCTCCCTGAGATAGGCCTCAGGCCCTATGTGGGCAGATATCTGGGTCCCCACCTGGTGCCTCACTCACATTGATGATATAGGAGAGCTCCACTGTGATGAGGGGCTCGGCTGGAGGCTGGGTGGGGGGACGCACAGTCACTGTCATCACCCGGGAGGTGACAGCAAGCGGAGGCCTAGGGGACAAGTAATGAGGTCAGCTCCTGCTAGCAGATGTCCAGACTTAGAAACTTTAACCTGTCATGGCTGGGGGCTGCCAGGGCCAAGGTCCAAGGGAGGGTACAGAACTTGGTAGGGCCCAGCACTTAGTTTGCAAAGTCCTGGACATCAGCACAGCCTCTGGGAACTgcataggtgttttgtttttctgtggatTTGTATATGCCTATGTGCGTGTGTGCAGgtgggtgtacatgtgtattcatgaagacaacctcaggtgttgttccttaGGTACTGTCCATCTTTCCTGCTTAAGACAGGCTCTTTCACTGGCCTACAACTTTCAaagcaggctaggctggctggcctgcaagtcccagggatctacctctttctgccttcccagcaccGCAAGTGCATTGCCAACATGCCAGGCCGTTTTACATAGGTCAGCAGTTCTCAAcgtgtgggtcatgaccccccaaagaccatgaaaaaaacagatatttacattcataACAGCAAatttagttatgaagtagtaacggAAAATCATTTTATagtggggggggtcaccacaacacgaggaactgcattaaagggttgcagcattagaaaggttgagaaccactgtccgaGGTCCTGATGCTTGCACGGCACTTTAACCTAGGCTCTCTTTCCAACCTTGGGTGACCATGTCCACAGCCAGGCATGGGGTCCCTCCAGGTGCGTGGGTGCAGGTGGACTCACCTGGGGGGTGGCAGGATGAGGCCGAGGGTGCGGTACAGCACAGCACCAATCACAAAATAGGAGGACTCATCTGGGTCAGCTGGGAGAAGGCGCTGGTGGGCGTGGCCTGGGCCAGGGGGCACCGTTCCTGGGCCCCTCCCCCTGCCCGGGCTGCCTGCTGTAGCTGCCCCAGGTGTGGCTGGCTTCCCTGGGGAGGACAGGCTGAGCACCTCCTTGGGTAGGAAGAGGCGATCCTCCGAGTGCCGCACCCAGTCCTTCATGCCCCTGCGGCCGCGCATGGGAAATGTGATGTCACTGGACACTGCTGAGATGGGCTCTCTCTGAATGCTGATCACTGCAGTGGAGGGAGGGTGGGCAGGGCACACCAAAGGCAGATGGGTAGACAGAGGAGGGGGGCATCCGGGGGAAGAGACAGACAAGAGGGCAACACACACCAGGGAAGACACACGGAAATTAGAACCAACACAGACGTGAGGTACACGGCCAGAGAGAATGGAGCGGAGGGGAGGAAGACGCAGAAAGACAGGAGCGTGGGATCACATGGAGGGAAAACAAGCCTGGTAAATAAAGGAGCAAAGCAAAAGTGCCCATCAATACCACCCCTCACCCAGGGAAGTACGGTCCTATGGTAACCGGTACCCGCCCCCCTCCCCGGCCTGCGGCCTTGTACCCAGATTGTCCGTGACGATAAGAGAACTCTGGAACGCCTTGAGGGCATCGCCCACCAGGTGAATGAAGTCTTCCACAACACGCAGCAGGTGCACAGAGCCAGGAGACACCTGGGAACAGAGAGGGCATGAGGGTCTGAGGCAGGGGTGGGTCAGGACAAGAGAAAGCTGGAGGCCTAGCCCCTCACCTGCTGAGCATCATCCCACTTGTCCTTATTCTCAGAATCCACCATAAAGCTCACCACCTGGAAGAAACGCTGGGGAAAGAGGGATGGGTCAGGAAGTGCGCCCCGCCTCGTGCCCCAGCAGACCCTGCCACTGTGGAGTAGTACCTGCACATCATCAGCGGAGGGGACATAGGTGGCCCTCTTGAAGGTGTCAGTGACATTCCTTAGAATGTCCACAGAGAAGAGCAGGTCCCCGCTATAGTAAGTGCGCCGTGCCAGCAGCTCCTGCAGGCTTCTTACCACCTGTGACATGCCCTCCCCTGCCAGCATGCGCTGGCCCTTAGCCAGGTGCTCCCGAAGCTGCAGACGACATACGTATGGCCCTGTCATTGGAGCATCAGAACCGGACACTGTCTCCTCCCATCTACCCACTAGGTGCATCCAGGAAGAGGGTATAGGAAATCAGAGAGACTCCCAGGAGACAGTCCGAGGAGGAGTCAGCAGTGATTTAGGAGGAACTCAGATGTGCAAATGTAGAATGATAAGCTTTTGGAGGGGTGGGGCTGAGTACCTGTCCCTAAGGGGCCTTGAAGATTCTGAAGCATCACACACAGGCTCTCTCAAACACGAGCTCTCAATGCAAACACACCACCGTTACCCAATTTGGTCAGAAACGTGTACCACAGGGCACATTTGCTGATACCATCCTTACTCCGTGCAAGTCCTGGGCTAGGAACTGGGGACATGAAGATAACCTCAACTCCATCCCTGCTTTCAAAGAGCTCCCAGTGTAGCAGAGCACACTTAAtgcattctttgtttgttttggtttcttgagaaaCCAAATAGGATCTACCTATTTAACCCTGACAGTCCTGGAGCTtgttatgtaaaccaggctggtctcaactcagaggtccacctgcctctgcctctccagtacagggttaaaggcatgtgccaccatgcccagcttcaatGCATTCTTAATTCTTCGTGTCTAAGAAGCTCAGGATGGGAAATTGTGGGTCGGAACCCAGAGGTATGTACCAGGGATAGAGAAAGATACCTGAGAGGCCCTGACATATAAGTAGGAGTTTGccagacaaagagaaacacagcATATACCAAGGTATAGAGGAATGAACGAGCCTTAAGCTCATGCCACCCCCTACCAGGACTTGGGACACATCGTTTGGCTTCCCAACACAACCGAGCACACTCACTGACAGGTACAGGTAGCGGTATTCATGGGAGATGCAACGAGCAAAGCTGGGCAGTCCCCAGTATGCCACGCCCTGTGCACTGAGGAGACAGCGGCGGCTAGCAGACCctgcagagagagaagacagggatGGGCATTAAGGCTGAGCTCTCACCTACCCCCTGCACATCTCAGGATGCAGACCCAGAGGTGGGCAGCAGGGACGGCGGGGCAAGGATCTGCAGGGGCAGCTGTCCACCCTTACCCGAGGCGTTGGGGGGACACTTGTTGTAAATGATCTCGCCGGCCGCCGCCTTTTTCCACGTCATCAGCATCACGTACTCATCTCTACACATCTCGTGGAAGGCTACGGGGAAAGCACAGGGAGTGGGGCTCAGCTGGGCTCACAAACAGGACCCCAGCCCCAGGGCTGAATAAGCCATACCTGGACATCTCTTCTCACTGCAGGGCTTCACCTCCTCTCCTGTGCCCTCACAGGGGTAGCCCTGTGTGCCGGAAGCCTGGCACATGCGGAAGCGGCGCTGCCAACCCGTGTCACACGTCTTGGAGCACAGGCTCCATGCGTTCCACGGCCCCCACTTGCCATCAGTGGCTATGAGGAAAGGAAAGTCTGAGAGGCCATAGGGGCCTCCAAGGCCAGGGCTACCACCTGCTACCCTCACACCAAGGACTCACCGGGGCATTCGAGATTGCTGCAATCACGAGTGTCGGTCAGGGCACCTGTGCACGTGGCCCAGGCTGGACCAGCCACACTGCACTTCCGGCTGCGCTGCTGGGTTCCGTTGGCACAAGATGAAGAGCATGGGCCCCAGGGACCCCATTCTAGCCACTGGCCTTCCACTGCATGGGAGACACAAGCAGGGGTGGCCGTTGAGCAGAACCTGGCTGGTTAGTAGGGATACAGTTCCACGGGGAGATGGCAGAGCCTGATGGCCACTCAGAGTTGGGCCAAGTCAGACCATCTGAGCTGGGCATATGAAAGGGTCTGGAGTGAGAGAATGGTGACTGGGCCTCTTTCTGCCTGCCTGTCACCAGCTCCAGGAATACATGACACCTCTTCACAGCCTAAGGGCAAGCCTCAGAGGtgagtttttttgtgtgtgtgtgggttgtgatGGTTGATCTTTTCCTACACATAAGCCCAGCATTGTGTTCATGGTACCATGGACACCAAAGTGCTGTTTACAGCAAGGGCATCTGATGGCATGGAGGAATGGGCACTGGAAAGGAGGCCCTTGTGATGGGGTCACAGTGTGCCAACCCCAAGTCAGGGCTGGGTTTCACCACCCATTGGTTGCTAACAGATATGCTTCTCCAGTCTCCCCATGCGTGGTCAAAGTTATGGGAACCCCACCCTCCTCCCAGGGACGGGGCACTAGACCTGACTGCCTCCCCTAGGTCTCCCGATCCCCCCACCCGGCTGGGCAGCGCCTGCCTAGAAGCCCCTTGGCGCTACTGACCCGGGCAGGCGGCCATACTGCAGAGTTTAGTCTGCAGCTCGGGACCCTCGCAGGCCTTGCCGCCGTGCTGGGGGGGCACGCAGGTCCGCATCCGGCTCCGGGACCCCCGCCCGCAGCTGCGGGAGCACAGGCTCCAGGACCCCCACTCCTCCCACACGCCGTGCACTGCAAGGAAGCACGTGGCCGGTGGCTGGGCGGCACCTTGGCTCCGCCCACAGCCAGCGCCTGCCCATCCACCCACCAATCAGGAGTTCCGCAATTCTACGACCACTCCTTATTGGCTCCGCCCTGGATTCTGTTGCCAGGGACAGCCGGCTTAGGGTCCCAGGATAACCACCCTTTATGGGGATGTGGTCCCAAATCATACAGGGCAGATTCTGTGGACACCCCAATAGGGTGAGCAGGACCAGCCTGAGGAGCCAATTGCCTTCCTCTCCTGGGGGGGACAGGAAAACCCAGGAAAGGATCCAAGATccatccttctcttcccttcccacccccagaCCCAGAGCCTGAGTCCAACAGGGCAGGCCTGGGGCAACAGAAGTGCCCCCTCCCAGCCCCAATcgcatagacacacagacagacacgaACCTCTACATAGACACTGACGACACAACAAGCTCACAAGCGGGAACACAGCTTTGTCCCGGTGCTCCACAAGCCCCTGCTACACCCCCGAGAACCGAGAGCCTTCTCCAATGAAGCCCTACTCTAAATCCACTGCCAGCGCTTCACCCcggggaagcagagagcagaactgGTTGACACTGCCCTGTCACCAACTGACCCAGACAGACATGCATTTCCTCAGTACCTGCCTGAAGTACCTGCGCGTTCAACTGATTTCAACCTAATGGTCTATCAGAGGCCCCCAAGGGAGTGGAAGGGGAACCCGGAGCAAAGTGGGAACCATCAGGGAAGGCttcattttcaaaacagagtGGCATCTCTCTTAGATCTAAGGGCCGGCTGGATGCTTTAGccaagatgggggaggggcagggaaagaCTAAGCAAATGCAGAGAGCTAGGATGCTGCAAGAGGTGCTGGTGAGGTCAGGACTAAGGGAAAGTGGAGGAGGCAATGTGCAAAGAACAGTCTTGACTACCAAGATGGAGGCATCAGGGAAGCAGCACGCCAAAAGCAAACCCCAGATGTGGTCTGATACTTCCATAACCCCAGTGCTTCATGCCAGGTTGGCACTGTGCCTGGGTAAGGaatggggagtgtgtgtgtgtgtgtgtgtgtgtgtgtgtgtgtgtgtgtgtgagagagagagagaggggggggggcag
This DNA window, taken from Cricetulus griseus strain 17A/GY chromosome 2, alternate assembly CriGri-PICRH-1.0, whole genome shotgun sequence, encodes the following:
- the Adgrb2 gene encoding adhesion G protein-coupled receptor B2 isoform X19; this encodes MAQTGDPAAEEWSPWSVCSLTCGQGLQVRTRSCVSSPYGTLCSGPLRETRPCNNSATCPVHGVWEEWGSWSLCSRSCGRGSRSRMRTCVPPQHGGKACEGPELQTKLCSMAACPVEGQWLEWGPWGPCSSSCANGTQQRSRKCSVAGPAWATCTGALTDTRDCSNLECPATDGKWGPWNAWSLCSKTCDTGWQRRFRMCQASGTQGYPCEGTGEEVKPCSEKRCPAFHEMCRDEYVMLMTWKKAAAGEIIYNKCPPNASGSASRRCLLSAQGVAYWGLPSFARCISHEYRYLYLSLREHLAKGQRMLAGEGMSQVVRSLQELLARRTYYSGDLLFSVDILRNVTDTFKRATYVPSADDVQRFFQVVSFMVDSENKDKWDDAQQVSPGSVHLLRVVEDFIHLVGDALKAFQSSLIVTDNLVISIQREPISAVSSDITFPMRGRRGMKDWVRHSEDRLFLPKEVLSLSSPGKPATPGAATAGSPGRGRGPGTVPPGPGHAHQRLLPADPDESSYFVIGAVLYRTLGLILPPPRPPLAVTSRVMTVTVRPPTQPPAEPLITVELSYIINGTTDPHCASWDYSRADASSGDWNTESCQTLETQAAHTRCQCQHLSTFAVLAQPPKDLTLELAGAPSVPLVIGCAVSCMALLTLLAIYAAFWRFIKSERSIILLNFCLSILASNILILVGQSRVLSKGVCTMTAAFLHFFFLSSFCWVLTEAWQSYLAVIGRMRTRLVRKRFLCLGWGLPALVVAVSVGFTRTKGYGTSSYCWLSLEGGLLYAFVGPAAVIVLVNMLIGIIVFNKLMARDGVSDKSKKQRAGSERCPWASLLLPCSSCGAVPSPLLSSASARNAMASLWSSCVVLPLLALTWMSAVLAMTDRRSVLFQALFAVFNSAQGFVITAVHCFLRREVQDVVKCQMGVCRADESEDSPDSCKNGQLQILSDFEKDVDLACQTVLFKEVNTCNPSTITGTLSRLSLDEDEEPKSCLVGPEGGLSFSPLPGNILVPMAASPGLGEPPPPQETNPVYMCGEGGLRQLDLTWLRPSEPGSEGDYMVLPRRTLSLQPGGGGTGGEEAPRARPEGTPRRAAKTVAHTEGYPSFLSVEHSGLGLGPAYGSLQNPYGMTFQPPPPTPSARQVPEPGERSRTMPRTVPGSTMKLGSLERKKLRYSDLDFEKVMHTRKRHSELYHELNQKFHTFDRYRSQSSGKEKPSPGERPGLSQHRRHQSWSTFKSMTLGSLPPKPRERLALHRTAAWEPTEPPDGDFQTEV